Part of the Triticum urartu cultivar G1812 chromosome 2, Tu2.1, whole genome shotgun sequence genome, GATGGCGTGTCCGAGGTGTTGCCATGGTCTGATTCAACGTTAATGGCATCACCTTTGGCGAGCCACCTTGAAGGTCTGCATATCAGCAATGGAGCCGCATCAAGTAAGGGTGAGGAGATGATCCGTCATTTTTATTTTAGTGGCTACTAAGGTGGTGACAAAGGTGGTGTCAAGTTCAGAGGATTCTTCAGTCTTGATTGTATTTTTCCTTTTTGGCTAGTGCTCCTTTGTACAAAGGCTAGCATTTTGCTATTTTTTCAGTTGTCACATCGATGTGTACGTGACGTGTAGTATGATCTTTATGACATAAATGAGACATTATCATGCAAAAAAAAAGTAGcattagattcataataaaataTAGTTTCATCATATACCAATTTAGTTTCACAAATATTAATATATTTTTGCACAAACTCGATCGAACTTTGAGATAGTTTGACCCTCCAATAAAATTGAAAGTACACACGGAGGAAATATGTGAATACCACCGTGAAAATATATCAGCATTTACTACGTATTGATGTACCTTAAGAGAAGTAGCACATGTGAATACCCCCGTGAAAATATATCAGCATTTACTGCGTATTGAAATGTATTACATTTCAGCAATATTCATGGCATGCTTCATTTCTGCCAAAAATAATCAACTGTTGGTACACAAACAAATAGACCACTATACTTGTGATAGACCGATGGCATGAACTCTGATATCCACGATACATGATACAACTACAAAATTGCTGAAACATGTTAGGACGTAACGATCCGCCGATACATGATACAACTACAAAATTGCTGAAACATGTTGGACGTAACGATCCGCCAGATAGAGACATGTTGTACTGCAAACGTTGGGCACCAGAAGCGCTGCCCTGGCCAACCTCCCGTGTCCCAACAGCAACACGCCAGCAAACCTGAAGCAATATTTCAAAAATCACACCGCCATTGTTGACCCGTTCCATGTACCAGTACTATTTCATTCCAAAATGGAGTTAACTTGCAATCAGGGAACTGGAGGGCATACCAGTCAAGGCGGCGACAGAGCTTTGATCCGCCAGGAGGAGGTTTCACTGGCGACAGGCTGATGCGCTCTCAGCATTTTCGTGTAATGCTCAAGGGTATGCGCATTCTCGTCCATCTTGTCAGTAGACATTGTATCCTCAGCCAACTTCACTGCGGCCATCTGCGATACCTCAAAATTATCTCCAGCCAGCTGCACCTGACGGGCGATATCTTCTTTCCCCAGCTGTGTTAGAACTACAAGTAGACCTCTAAGCTCTTTTTGCGCACCAGTGGCCAGAGACATCCCCTTGAGATGCTCCACTAGTGCCATCTCCTCCCCAGGACTGCAGAAACAGTGCTTCTAGTGAGTCGACAAGATAAACAGACAAACAAGCAGAAACAGTACAAAACAGAGATTTCAGTGCAATAATCTGATAACCGGAAAAAAAACCAAGTCACCTACCTTCCAGCTCGTATCTTGCCAGCTTTCTTTTGACGCCTTGACCCTCGTGACTTGCTTGCGCTGCTAGATATGACAGAAGCACTCGATTCCTTTGTTGACCTGTCCACACAGCATTTGGAAATCACATTAAACAAGGAAGATGGAATTGAAACATTAAGCACAAGGACTTAGGAACTTAAAACGGCAGAATAACAAACCTAGTCGTGTATGCACTCATTTCGCTGAAGCTAGAGCTGACTTCTGAAATGTTGTCGTCTTCGACATCCATAAATCGGTCCTCTGACTGTAGTTTAGCTGCGAGAGATAATCTCCTCTGCCGCACAGCGACATAGCGTGCTAGATATTTACCCACCTTCAGCAATCCTTCCTGATACTCAGATATCAGCACTGCAGCACACTCCAGAGCTGCATCTTTAACAGTATCAACAAGATCCTGCCTGCTGTGCATATAAGCCACTCTAAGAGCCTCTTCCCATTCTCTTGCCATGATGTAGCAGCCTACACCTCTATCAACATCTGAACAATACTCCAGTGCAATTTTGGCGGCATCTCCTGGCTTACCGAGTGCTTGGAACTCATCACATAGCTCCTGTGCTAGTTGAAGAATTTCTTCCTTTGTGAAGTTCAGAAGGCCTGTAACAGTGAACACACCTCTCCAGTCCCCACAGGCATGATAAGCTTTCAAAGATTTCTGATATGATGAGCAACATTGATAAGTTATTGCAGCTTCTCCAAAGCATTTCTCTTCAAAAAGATGGTCGCCCCATGCCTCAAGAATTTGATGTCTTTTATCTGGGTCACTAAATAACTGGAGGCCCAGTGGGAACAGCTGAGGGTTAGAATTAAGGAGTTCCATGCAGTCCGCATGATACTCATTACCAGCAGACACAATGTTTCTGAGAGCACTTTCATATCTTGCAAGTTTCAAATCTATTGTGTACCTCATAATAGCAGGAGGTAGGCATTCAAGACCCTTAAGAAAAGGAAGGAACTCCTTTGGATCTTTTTGGGAATTTAAAGCAACTATAGCAGCAAGATTCAGATCATACAGTCCCAAAGCAGCATTAAAAACAGCTTCTGGTTCTGTTAACCAAAGCAAGTGCTTCAAAGACTCTTCAGCAGATGGGTAAAGCTTCCGTCGGCCATCATCAACCCCATGAAGTTCCAGTTCTCGAATGACTTTAATTCTATTCAATGCTTCTTCCAACAATGGAGGTCCGCTACGCGCCAAAGTGGTCAGTATGCACAGTTCTCTTGATGAGCTTTCTTCTATTTGTTCCTCGAGGGCTTTTCTGATTGCCATCAGTACAGATGTTACTTTGTTCTCTGACAAGGCGCCATGCGGATTTTCACTATCCATTGAGCTCGAGCACTGCTCAGGGAATGATATGTACGCCTCATACAATTTGCCGCTGACATTCTCATTCTTAATTGAGCAAACAAATTCAGTGATGTGGCTAAGGTTATTGACTTCTTTAACAAAATCTGCTGCTGACTTGATAAAAGCTTTCCATCCACAATAATCAACCAACATATTGAAATCTATTCGATGGCGTCTTACCATGTCCATTGCATCTTTGAAACGCCTCTGGACCAGTGCCTGAACAATTGCAACAAGGACCAGCTTTCTAGGGTACATACACTCTAAGTTACCACGGGTTGTTTGAATTATGACAGCCGCTTCATCACCATGGAGAACACCAATCAATTTTGATCCTTTTTCCCACACAGTGATATGCTCTTTGCTTGGCTTTGCTCGAGGATGTTTGTTAACATGGCTATCAATTGTCACTTGGCCGTTTTTTAGGAAAATCTCATTGACGTCCACAATGAACAAAAGATCCTGCTTAGTAGTCACAAGCAAATGGGTCACAACCTGCTCAGTAGCTCCATAAGAACTGGAATAGAATGTGAAGCTGCTGCAGTTGTTGCTCAATAACCTTTTGCCCATGTGCAGCTTACTGCTGTCATCAAGTCCAAGCAGAAGGGTTCGAACCACACCATTTTCATGGCATGGAACAGCAGTCATTGAAGGACATGATGTTGGAAAATCATAATCAGGACAAAGTTCACCGCTTTGTATCGGTGCAGTCATTCTCAACTCTGAACAGTATTTAACAATCTTTCCTCCACTTAACTGGATAAAGGCTGAACCTCCTTTTGCTGGGTTTCGGGAGACTCCAATAACAGGACCCTCCAGAGGCATTCTCTTTGATACTCTAGCTTGCCAACCAGATGAACTCACTGAACCTGGCAAACAGTCCTCAGAACATACAAGTTTAATCTCATTGACAAAGAACAGCGAATCATGTTTTTCTTCTAAGTTACCAGCTTCACTGGACCTCATAGGTGTTGAAGAACAGTAATCACTCCAGCGACAGATACCAATTAAGGTACGTGTATCTATCCACGTGAGGTGCATAGAGTTATTCAAACTGAAGTCACAATGGCAAGGGTCAACAGTTATCCCATTGCCTTCAAACTCTTCCCATTTATCTGCTGCCGGAAGTTCCACAACACATAAGCTGCCATTTGAAAGATAAGCAGTCAAATGGTTCTTTGAGTTCTTGGATACAAAACAAACCTCATTCACGGCACAAGGAAACGCAAGATAGAACAGAGACATAGGGGGTGGCATGAGGCCCAAATGGAGCGGAGTTATAAGGATACGGAGGCCATCAATAACTAATGCAACTGAAGTTTCACTGACAGCAGTAGTCCATGCAAACCTGTGTGCAATGACCTCACCTCCTAGTGTCCAACAAATGAGATGCAGCGGTTTTGTCGGGTCCCAAGAGAACTTCACCCCCTCTTTCTTTGTGTAGCGCAGTTCTTGTTTCAAATACCAGTGATTGTTGCTGCAGGACCATATTTTAATAACATCATACTGGCCACAAGAAACTAGAGCAGCTAGGAGTTCAGAGTTGCAGTTCCATTTTAATGCTTGGATGACAACCTCTGCTGGTTCTTCAATAGAAAAGTGGCTTCTTTCTAAGCCATTCTTCTCATAGAATACAATGAGAGGGCACTTTCCCTCTGTTTTCCTGTCATGGGCAGTGACAACCTTTGCTCCGCTCGGCATCCAGTCTAGTGATTGCCCCATAAAATTATTGGTGTCTGAAGAAGAATGAACCTTTCCAGATTCACGTTCCCAAATAGTAAGTTTTTTAGGGCTATCATCAAAGCCCCCAAGGGTAGCAAAATGTTTTCCATCACCCCTCCAAGAGACACAACTTTGGATCTGACCATCAGAACTATTGATCTCGCATGCAGAAGCACTCTGGGAACAATTATGTTAGAATGGAGAAGACATAACATCACTTTTTACATATATATTATAACATTCATCATAGCAACATGCAATGACTAGGCAGTAGATAATATATACTACACTCCTATCCATGGAGATCAACGGGAGATGTGTTCTAACAGTAACGAATTAAATGCAGTGTGTTTTAAGACTTGAAAAGGCACCGGGATCTGGTGCTAGAAAATCCTATTGCAATATGTTTCCCCAACTCACATCATTCTACCATGAGACCTACTTACTAAAACAAACACACTAAAAAATCACACCACATTGCTCTACAGGGTCCAATTCATGCATCCGTTATAATCACACTGAATACACCATATCTTTAGTTAGATCAGAAACACAAAACTTACTTGAGGGTCAATAGAAGTCTCAAACAGCACTTCCCAATCATGTGTCATGACGAGCAGTTGCCCCAATCCGGTTGTTACAGAGAGAAGGGCCCCATCAGGACTAGATGCAATGGTCTTGACACCACCCTCCAATCTTCCTACAACTTCGGTTGTTCTTTCCTCCACATTATACAATAAGAGACACCCGTCCGCTGAACCAAGGAGCAGAGACTCCTTCTCCATTAGATAATCCATGGCAACTATGAAATCTCCAGGCTCAAGAAGAACCTCCTCCACATCTGAATCTAGAGTGGTTTTACTCCATTGCAGAGGTTGCTGTGGAAAAGAAAGCATGGCAATCAATAAGACAGGAATACATGCTCTCAACATACAAACACATTTTCTATTGAAAGATCTTTTCATACATACTGAGGAGTTTTTTTTAAATGGAATATACTAATGAACTAGTGTAGCATTACCATGGTTAATTGAATATGAACTCTGTTTGATGTGTAAACACTTTCCAAAATTTAAGCAGGAACCCGCAGTCGCAATAGAATGGAATGGAATCCATGAGTTGAGGATCCGTACCTGGGTGGAGGCGAGGAGATTAACGGAATAGAGGAAGTTGGCGGAGGAGACGAAGAAGGCACGGTGGCGCTCGGCGTCGATGGCGGATACGACGAGGGTCTCGCCGTCGAGATGGAGCTGGAGCTCCTGCACGACCCTGGTCACAAGCTTCAGGTTCTTCATATCGCCGCCTTTCCCCTTAAGTCGCTCGCGGCGGCGCCGAACGAGGACGGTGAGGACAAGGGACCTCCGGTCGCGGCAAAGGGCGTCGGCAAACGAGGGCGGCGATCTTGGTCGGGAGGGGGAGGTGGTACGGGGACACGAGCAAGAGAGGAGGGCGGGGTCGAGGGCGAGGgggggagctcgccggagtgaCGAGGCGCGGCGGACGGCGGGACGGAGGCGCGGGTGTCTAGGGTTGGGGTTTTTGGCAAAAGAGTTCAGGGTGCGATAAGAGGAACTGGCCCGCTTTAATCAAGACTCGGACA contains:
- the LOC125536629 gene encoding elongator complex protein 1; translated protein: MKNLKLVTRVVQELQLHLDGETLVVSAIDAERHRAFFVSSANFLYSVNLLASTQQPLQWSKTTLDSDVEEVLLEPGDFIVAMDYLMEKESLLLGSADGCLLLYNVEERTTEVVGRLEGGVKTIASSPDGALLSVTTGLGQLLVMTHDWEVLFETSIDPQSASACEINSSDGQIQSCVSWRGDGKHFATLGGFDDSPKKLTIWERESGKVHSSSDTNNFMGQSLDWMPSGAKVVTAHDRKTEGKCPLIVFYEKNGLERSHFSIEEPAEVVIQALKWNCNSELLAALVSCGQYDVIKIWSCSNNHWYLKQELRYTKKEGVKFSWDPTKPLHLICWTLGGEVIAHRFAWTTAVSETSVALVIDGLRILITPLHLGLMPPPMSLFYLAFPCAVNEVCFVSKNSKNHLTAYLSNGSLCVVELPAADKWEEFEGNGITVDPCHCDFSLNNSMHLTWIDTRTLIGICRWSDYCSSTPMRSSEAGNLEEKHDSLFFVNEIKLVCSEDCLPGSVSSSGWQARVSKRMPLEGPVIGVSRNPAKGGSAFIQLSGGKIVKYCSELRMTAPIQSGELCPDYDFPTSCPSMTAVPCHENGVVRTLLLGLDDSSKLHMGKRLLSNNCSSFTFYSSSYGATEQVVTHLLVTTKQDLLFIVDVNEIFLKNGQVTIDSHVNKHPRAKPSKEHITVWEKGSKLIGVLHGDEAAVIIQTTRGNLECMYPRKLVLVAIVQALVQRRFKDAMDMVRRHRIDFNMLVDYCGWKAFIKSAADFVKEVNNLSHITEFVCSIKNENVSGKLYEAYISFPEQCSSSMDSENPHGALSENKVTSVLMAIRKALEEQIEESSSRELCILTTLARSGPPLLEEALNRIKVIRELELHGVDDGRRKLYPSAEESLKHLLWLTEPEAVFNAALGLYDLNLAAIVALNSQKDPKEFLPFLKGLECLPPAIMRYTIDLKLARYESALRNIVSAGNEYHADCMELLNSNPQLFPLGLQLFSDPDKRHQILEAWGDHLFEEKCFGEAAITYQCCSSYQKSLKAYHACGDWRGVFTVTGLLNFTKEEILQLAQELCDEFQALGKPGDAAKIALEYCSDVDRGVGCYIMAREWEEALRVAYMHSRQDLVDTVKDAALECAAVLISEYQEGLLKVGKYLARYVAVRQRRLSLAAKLQSEDRFMDVEDDNISEVSSSFSEMSAYTTRSTKESSASVISSSASKSRGSRRQKKAGKIRAGSPGEEMALVEHLKGMSLATGAQKELRGLLVVLTQLGKEDIARQVQLAGDNFEVSQMAAVKLAEDTMSTDKMDENAHTLEHYTKMLRAHQPVASETSSWRIKALSPP